TCTAAGAAAGGTCTTTCCAGAAGTGATGCTGAGATTGTTAAGGGAGTTACAGATGTGGAACTTCATCCGCAAAATAGTCAAGATTCTCCTTCTCCCCCTGAATTGGACTCTAAGAACGAGATTCTTTCCTTAAGTGATGCTGAGATCGTTGGAATTATAGATGTGGAACTTCAGCTGCTTAGTAGTTATGATTCTCCTTCTTATCCTGAACTACAATCTAAAAACGAGGGTGATGTGGCTAGACCTATCCCTGCAAGAGCAGAACTTGGAGCTATTGAAGACTCTTTTTGTATCCCTGAAAACAAATTTGAGCATGACAGTATTTTTGGTTGCCCAATTTTACCTTGCAACAAAACAGAAGTTGTCAGTGAAAGAATTCATCCCGGGGATGAGATATGTAGAAGCGGCCTAGAAGAATCTTGTACCAAGGGAATAACATGCTTGGTGGATATTGATACTGTGACGCAAATGTCTGAAAGTGAACAAATTGCTGCTGGTTGTGATGGAAGTAATTCTGAGATAATAGGTGAAAGTGACAGTAAGGAGGATCAACCTCTTATTACAGAAGACAATGTTGTTAATGCTGGAATTTCTTACATGTCATCACAGAATTCTACTCCATGTTCAAGTCTTGGAACTGATTCAGATTCTGTAGGCCATCATCATTCACCCACAGTCCAGCCTGTAGAGAAGTGCTCATCTCCAGCAACTGCTGAACCAGTGACGGATGTCGATGAAGTACTAGATTGTTCTACTGTCACCAGTCCTGATGCCATCAACAGGGTTGCAGTCATGGAAGACCTTGAGGATAACCATGGTCGAAAGCTAGATTATCCTCCAAAAAGGTTATTTTCAGCCAGAAAGGTGAGGGTTGTATACCTTATACTATCCATTcgttttatttcatttttgtatcTATATCTACTTGTTTTGTATTCGGTTACTGAAAGTGGTTTGCCGTAAACAAATTTCAGGCCATTTCACCATCTTCTCAGGAAAAACTTCTTCAAGCTGTGGATGCTGATGAACTATATGATAAGATAAAACCTTCGAGTAAGTTTTCAAATCAGTGTACATCTTTTGTGTGTCATGAGAAATTGGTCACACCATAAATGTTCATAACTCTGAAGTCAATTTCATCAGTACCACTCATTCTAGTTAACTATATGAGCTAATTATTTGCTCGATTTCAGACTACTGCTTCAAACTTCAGTAGAAAAAAGATGTTATTCTATAGGAATTTTACCAAAATTCTTTGTCCTGTCATGTAGGATTACCTTCCATTGTCTTTATAAATCTGCAGAAGTCAGATGCTTACTTCTCTCTTGTTCCTTTGAAATGGAATTTGAGTTTATTTTGATGGTAGGAATTGTCTTGCTTGTCCTTATAATGTTCTAACGTAAGGTTTCATCAGCAGGAATACGTATTATaggacccaaagtcaaaatgaACCCTGATGGAGTCCTTAAGAAacggaagatgatgaagaatggATCTGCACAACTGGTTCCTAAAGGCATTCTCAAGGCCCCAAATGTTTCATTTATGGTACCACGTCATTGCTCTGAAGGTGCATCCATCCAGACTTGTGCAGACAAAGCTGTTTCATTCACGCAGAGGCAGATGCATGACATTGAGGTTCTAGCAACGAAGCTCATGAAGCAGTTAAAATCTATGAAAGAGATTGTTGAACAATCATTGCTCGTGGAAACTTTGCAAACTGATTCATGTTCATCTACACAATTGAGATATACTGTTGACAAGGTATGCAAGCAGATATGTACATATGTGCAATCAAAATTTATGCTTTTCCTTGTACAATCGAATTAATGCCAGCATTCACTCATCATGAAAAAGGCAtttattggttttctctttgtttCAATTTAATGTCTTGAttgagtttttctttttgttggacAGATGAGGATGGCTACTGAAAATGCAGCAGAAGCCGAAGAAACTACAAAAAAATGGCTTTCCATGATGTCCAAGGACTGCAATCGTTTCTGCAAAATTTTGGTTAGTTTCTGCCTTTGCCCACTAAACTGAAATTCTGATATTTAAGGAAATTATTTATTGTTAGCGCGTGACATGTCTGATCTTGATTACATTTACATTCTGATAATAGAAAACAACAGAGTTAAAAGCTGCTGCTGCGGCATCATCATCACCGTCTAGCAATGAGGTCCacagaaagagaagaaaaataacaTTTGCGGATGAAACTGGTGGTAACCTCTGCCATGTCAAGATTTTCAAAGATGATCATGAATCTCTTTTAGGTCCTGAAAGTGAAACAGCTATCTAGAAAAACTGAGGTACTCGGATTCACTTGTACATTACAACCTTGACCTCGGAAATGTTAACTGATGGCTGTAAGTCTCCAATAAAGAGATCCGTAACGGCCTGTGAAGTATCATGGAGGTGTTGAAGTTACTCGAACCACACACTGCTGTTAAATGGGCAGTATTCATTTAGGCTTGTGTTGTACCTAGGATTGCTGAGCTGTAACTTATGAAATGGTTTATTTATATTATGCATCCAAGAGATGTATTCATAACTGTTGTTGAAGTGCATTCTGGGGACATTTTTTCCCCATGTGTGTTGTACTCAACATTTGATGTAGATGTTGAGCTGAACCACTGTCCCAATACGGCTTCTGTAAACtaaattttttaataaataaaacatTACAATGTTTTTTCAGATTTCAGCTTCTGCTTTATCTTTGGTATGTCAATATGGCTCGCGAAGTTACACAGTCGGACTAACTGAGTTGTAGTTTAAAGTAGGATTTCTATAATGGGTTCAGGAAGTATTAGAGGACCATTTGATACAAAATAAGCATGCGTTATCTTTGTGCTTCAGAGGTCATCCGGCCAGTGTGATGCCCCAGCTATGCCTCTAAAGTCCAACTCTAATGTGAATAGCCAAGGGACGGATGGAATACCTTATTTTCCAGccacaaaaacaaaagataagtaGCCTAATCGAGAATGCCACTCTCTTATCTCAACTCAAAACAGATAGTGATTAATGAATCTAATGTCAATGGTCAAATTCGGTGCCTATGTCACCTCCCTTTCGCTTTTGGTTATCTTATGCAGATTATCCCCATTCATACTGACAAACTTCCGCatcttctgctggagtttgacaATGGTTGATAGGAGAGTTCAAATTGAGGGAGGGGCTCGATATTTTTATGTCATTATCTAGTGTAGTTGGAGTTATCCTTAACAGATTCTTTATTAGGAGTCAAGTGGAGACTAAAGGAATTTTATGGTGCAAACCTTCATTGAAAGAATGTGATGATTCTTGGCATATTTTTACTGAGACTTGTATGGGCATGTGGGTCGTACACTACACTGCAATATTTTTACCGAGACTTGTAGATGGAAATGAAATGTCAGTACTTCACAATGTTATCCAGAAATCTGTACTATAGTTAGAATTTCTGTTCCGAATAACTGGTAGTAGATTCTAAAATTCTGGATAAAATTGTGATCCTGCAGTAAACTCCGGGGACATTGGTGATTATCTACTTATCTTGAAGTAATAAATGGATAACTTAAAACAAGTCAGTAATAATAATAATCCCTACTGGATAAAATCATGCACaagagaatcaaatcaaaatatcTTAAAATGGGGTGTTCTTGTCTCGTTGAATTAAAATATTTAGCACTTCTTGGATTCATCAATGTATTTTGTTTTGACTACAAAACTGATTGATGAGTGTGTTTGTTTCATATGCTGTTTCAATCCCCCACACTACTGACCCACCAAAAGAAACGGAAACAGGATCATCTAATTTGTAACGGTTGATACACTTGTGAGATTAGTAGCCTAGTGTTCTTAGTTTATTAAAAGTCTTATTTGGTTGGCTTACTTGGCAGTCATTATCCAAATTGAAAGAGATCCTTAATTGTTTCCCTTGTTTAAGTTGAGTTCATAAGGAGTAACTGAAGAGACAGATAGAGATTTAGGAATCATCAAAAACTTCATTATGCTAGACACAATGGAACCAGCCATGAAAGGAGATCACCAACATAAGATGAACAAGTATGCTTGTGGTTGTGCTATTGTTGCTTCCATGATCTCCATCATTTTTGGCTATGGTATgtatattttaattgattttttacttctcatcatcttattatgatcaaggATTTGAAAAGTTGATGGTTGTTTATGGTTTGTTAATGCAGATACTGGAGTCATGAGTGGTGCCAtgatcttcataaaagaagatctAAAAATAAATGATACACAAGTTGAAGTTCTTGCAGGAATTCTCAACTTGTGTGCATTTGTGGGTTCTCTCTTAGCTGGTAGAACTTCAGATTGGATCGGTCGGCGTTATACGATTGTTGTTGCTTCTTTTATCTTCTTGGTTGGTGCGGTTCTAATGGGATACGCACCCACCTATGCAATTCTAATGACAGGAAGGTGCATTGCGGGTATTGGTGTTGGTTTTGCACTTTTACTTGCACCAGTTTATTCAGCAGAGATATCTTCGCCATCTTATCGAGGACTTTTAATGTCTTTGCCTGAACTTTGTATCAGTCTTGGTATATTGTTAGGTTACATTTCAAACTATTTCTTTTCACATTTGTCTCTAACGCTTGGATGGAGAATGATGCTTGGAGTCGCCGGAATTCCTTCACTGGCCTTAATGGCCGGTATCCTAAAAATGCCTGAATCACCAAGGTGGTTGGTGATGCAAGGCAGAGTTGGTGAAGCTAAGAAAGTTTTATTACTAGTATCCAACACTAAAGAAGAAGCTAAATACAGGCTTCAAGACATAAAAATGGCCGCGGGTATCGATGCATCTTGCACAGACGACGTCGTAAAAATTCCCGATGACAAAAAA
This is a stretch of genomic DNA from Papaver somniferum cultivar HN1 chromosome 1, ASM357369v1, whole genome shotgun sequence. It encodes these proteins:
- the LOC113294150 gene encoding uncharacterized protein LOC113294150 isoform X1, whose protein sequence is MELNGSSGVHYIQAIMGGLVSKIINVNSLGRPTLKFKPLKSIYESEDSNNKQRKAAISGSPFRSDRFRTEMVSDFEEIIPADISLGEIKRRCKAKRRKLTEMENHDKNTCFFPTDTSIEISYTDEQRKEDEADLEEPISSLKLKLSKKKLKQSCFQKCVFTSPVSQEAFPENIPHSPKESLETVERIHTHSDVKVESFKSLNDLVSLADGSTSMSDFDTGSPGFLSHEVPRWLNGDSEEQTSSAKASSTSLCIVHEPIDIKSEPLGTDANVVSVADSYLFMSMDLGEDKYHIPSTVNGNELRSRRFTFVTEEAPSCVINDEVLFECLETGASTILIKESSNAVNEEPFGPVELVMPLCFSRDDVRIVKETTDVELPQLSSRDYLSSPVLESENKGLSIIDAEIVEGMTDVELLQIRSQDSLSSPVFESENGGPCMIDADIVAGITDVELPQINSQDYPSSPVLLEFKNEGLSVSDADIIKGFTDVELQQFSSHDSSSKKGLSRSDAEIVKGVTDVELHPQNSQDSPSPPELDSKNEILSLSDAEIVGIIDVELQLLSSYDSPSYPELQSKNEGDVARPIPARAELGAIEDSFCIPENKFEHDSIFGCPILPCNKTEVVSERIHPGDEICRSGLEESCTKGITCLVDIDTVTQMSESEQIAAGCDGSNSEIIGESDSKEDQPLITEDNVVNAGISYMSSQNSTPCSSLGTDSDSVGHHHSPTVQPVEKCSSPATAEPVTDVDEVLDCSTVTSPDAINRVAVMEDLEDNHGRKLDYPPKRLFSARKAISPSSQEKLLQAVDADELYDKIKPSTGIRIIGPKVKMNPDGVLKKRKMMKNGSAQLVPKGILKAPNVSFMVPRHCSEGASIQTCADKAVSFTQRQMHDIEVLATKLMKQLKSMKEIVEQSLLVETLQTDSCSSTQLRYTVDKMRMATENAAEAEETTKKWLSMMSKDCNRFCKILKTTELKAAAAASSSPSSNEVHRKRRKITFADETGGNLCHVKIFKDDHESLLGPESETAI
- the LOC113294150 gene encoding uncharacterized protein LOC113294150 isoform X2 translates to MELNGSSGVHYIQAIMGGLVSKIINVNSLGRPTLKFKPLKSIYESEDSNNKQRKAAISGSPFRSDRFRTEMVSDFEEIIPADISLGEIKRRCKAKRRKLTEMENHDKNTCFFPTDTSIEISYTDEQRKEDEADLEEPISSLKLKLSKKKLKQSCFQKCVFTSPVSQEAFPENIPHSPKESLETVERIHTHSDVKVESFKSLNDLVSLADGSTSMSDFDTGSPGFLSHEVPRWLNGDSEEQTSSAKASSTSLCIVHEPIDIKSEPLGTDANVVSVADSYLFMSMDLGEDKYHIPSTVNGNELRSRRFTFVTEEAPSCVINDEVLFECLETGASTILIKESSNAVNEEPFGPVELVMPLCFSRDDVRIVKETTDVELPQLSSRDYLSSPVLESENKGLSIIDAEIVEGMTDVELLQIRSQDSLSSPVFESENGGPCMIDADIVAGITDVELPQINSQDYPSSPVLLEFKNEGLSVSDADIIKGFTDVELQQFSSHDSSSKKGLSRSDAEIVKGVTDVELHPQNSQDSPSPPELDSKNEILSLSDAEIVGIIDVELQLLSSYDSPSYPELQSKNEGDVARPIPARAELGAIEDSFCIPENKFEHDSIFGCPILPCNKTEVVSERIHPGDEICRSGLEESCTKGITCLVDIDTVTQMSESEQIAAGCDGSNSEIIGESDSKEDQPLITEDNVVNAGISYMSSQNSTPCSSLGTDSDSVGHHHSPTVQPVEKCSSPATAEPVTDVDEVLDCSTVTSPDAINRVAVMEDLEDNHGRKLDYPPKRLFSARKAISPSSQEKLLQAVDADELYDKIKPSRIRIIGPKVKMNPDGVLKKRKMMKNGSAQLVPKGILKAPNVSFMVPRHCSEGASIQTCADKAVSFTQRQMHDIEVLATKLMKQLKSMKEIVEQSLLVETLQTDSCSSTQLRYTVDKMRMATENAAEAEETTKKWLSMMSKDCNRFCKILKTTELKAAAAASSSPSSNEVHRKRRKITFADETGGNLCHVKIFKDDHESLLGPESETAI
- the LOC113294159 gene encoding probable polyol transporter 6, translating into MLDTMEPAMKGDHQHKMNKYACGCAIVASMISIIFGYDTGVMSGAMIFIKEDLKINDTQVEVLAGILNLCAFVGSLLAGRTSDWIGRRYTIVVASFIFLVGAVLMGYAPTYAILMTGRCIAGIGVGFALLLAPVYSAEISSPSYRGLLMSLPELCISLGILLGYISNYFFSHLSLTLGWRMMLGVAGIPSLALMAGILKMPESPRWLVMQGRVGEAKKVLLLVSNTKEEAKYRLQDIKMAAGIDASCTDDVVKIPDDKKGGKGVWKEILKPSPPVRWILLACIGIHFFEHATGIEAVVLYSPRIFKKAGVIDKHKLLLATIGVGLTKITCILVATFMLDRAGRRRLLLTSVGGMIVALAILGFSLTIAEHSKEQILWALCLSIVATYTFVAFFSIGLGPITWVYSSEIFPLRLRAQGASLGVAVNRLTNAGISMSFLSLSNAITIGGSFFLFSDVAIVAWCFFFFLCPETKGKNLEDIEELFTRKSSSADIELKTKAELSSS